One genomic window of Borreliella garinii includes the following:
- a CDS encoding glucose-6-phosphate isomerase: MINYKNLNELENFKILEGIAPEVLKTALTGERIKEYDITIEGDSVHYNYASKQINENHLKIFQNLSDEANLIEKYKEVLNGEKINISENRKVLHHLTRGQIGKDVIEDNKENMSEFFQSELEKIYNFANQVHSGNIKSVNGKKFKNVVQIGIGGSSLGPKALYSSIKNYAKKHNIALMNGYFISNIDPDESEEVLNSINLDETLFIIVSKSGNTLETTANMKFLINKLKSNGIKEYKKQMAIITLKNSVLAVEETGCLEYFFMHDSIGGRFSPTSAVGLALLTLCFTEKIVKEILKGANKTDKKSLNKNIKDNAPLLAALISIYERNVLNYSSNCIIAYSKAMENFYLHLQQLEMESNGKSVNRFNETINYKTVRIIWGGVGTDVQHSFFQMLHQGTDIVPMDFIGFNETQLKEDVISDNRSSNDKLKANLIAQIIAFSKGKENSNKNKNFKGERPSALIYSKELTPYAIGAILSHYENKVMFEGFLLNINSFDQEGVQLGKILANQILKNNAFEDEVIESYSKKILKQD, encoded by the coding sequence ATGATAAATTACAAAAATCTTAATGAACTTGAAAATTTTAAAATTCTTGAAGGAATTGCTCCAGAGGTGCTAAAAACTGCATTGACTGGAGAAAGAATAAAAGAGTACGACATTACAATAGAAGGAGATAGTGTGCATTATAATTATGCTTCAAAGCAAATTAATGAAAACCACCTTAAAATTTTTCAAAATTTAAGCGATGAAGCAAATTTAATAGAAAAATATAAAGAAGTACTTAATGGGGAAAAAATCAACATTAGTGAAAACAGAAAAGTTCTACATCACCTTACAAGAGGGCAAATTGGTAAGGACGTAATAGAAGACAATAAAGAAAATATGAGCGAGTTTTTCCAATCAGAACTTGAAAAAATATATAATTTTGCAAATCAAGTCCATTCTGGAAATATTAAAAGTGTAAATGGTAAAAAGTTTAAAAATGTAGTTCAAATAGGAATTGGTGGATCCAGTCTAGGACCAAAAGCTCTTTATAGCTCAATAAAAAATTATGCAAAAAAACACAATATAGCCTTAATGAATGGCTATTTTATTTCAAACATTGATCCAGACGAATCAGAAGAAGTATTAAATAGCATTAATCTTGATGAAACGCTTTTTATTATTGTCTCAAAAAGTGGAAATACATTAGAAACCACAGCTAATATGAAATTCTTAATAAACAAATTAAAATCAAATGGCATAAAAGAATATAAAAAACAAATGGCCATTATAACATTAAAGAATAGCGTGTTAGCAGTAGAGGAAACAGGATGCCTTGAATATTTTTTCATGCATGATTCAATAGGTGGAAGATTTTCTCCAACATCAGCAGTTGGACTTGCACTACTTACTCTTTGCTTCACAGAAAAAATTGTAAAAGAGATTTTAAAAGGAGCCAATAAGACTGATAAAAAATCATTAAATAAAAACATAAAAGACAATGCACCTCTATTAGCAGCACTAATTAGTATATACGAAAGAAATGTTCTCAACTACAGTAGCAACTGCATCATTGCTTATTCTAAGGCAATGGAAAATTTTTATCTTCACTTACAACAGCTTGAAATGGAAAGCAATGGGAAAAGTGTAAACAGATTTAACGAAACAATAAACTATAAAACTGTAAGAATAATTTGGGGAGGTGTTGGAACAGATGTTCAACATTCATTCTTTCAAATGCTTCATCAAGGAACAGATATAGTCCCAATGGATTTCATAGGTTTTAATGAAACACAACTTAAAGAAGATGTAATATCTGATAATAGATCAAGTAATGACAAATTAAAAGCAAATTTAATAGCCCAAATAATAGCATTTTCAAAAGGCAAAGAAAATAGTAATAAAAATAAAAACTTCAAAGGCGAGAGACCTTCTGCGCTAATATATTCAAAAGAATTAACACCTTATGCAATAGGGGCAATACTCTCCCATTATGAGAATAAAGTAATGTTTGAGGGATTTTTATTAAATATAAACTCATTCGACCAAGAAGGAGTTCAGTTAGGGAAAATTCTTGCAAATCAAATTTTAAAAAATAATGCCTTTGAAGATGAAGTAATAGAGTCTTATTCTAAAAAAATATTAAAACAAGATTAA
- a CDS encoding L-cystine transporter, producing MDKISILYTLINIIIMLVLISIISFCKRKNISFTKRVFISLGLGIVFGMTIQYFYGTNSSITNETINWINILGDGYVRLLKMIIIPLIITSIISAIIKLTNSKDVGKMSLFVILTLVFTAGIAAIIGISTALILGLTAEGLQAEAREILQGEKLQKGLEILNQTPITKKITELIPQNIFEDLAGLRKNSTIGVVIFSAIIGIAALKTSRKKPESIEFFKKIILTLQDTILGIVTLILKLTPYAILALITKITATSEIKSIIKLGEFVIASYIAIGLTFLMHMTLIAINKLNPITFIKKISPALTFAFISRSSAATIPINIEIQTKNLGVSEGIANLSSSFGTSIGQNGCAALHPAMLAVMIAPTQGINPTDTLFILTLLGLIIITSFGAAGAGGGATTASLMVLSAMNFPVGLVGLLISIEPLIDMGRTAVNVSGSMVAGVISAKQLKQFNHNIYNEKECITK from the coding sequence ATGGATAAGATAAGTATATTATATACATTAATTAATATTATAATTATGCTTGTTCTAATAAGCATAATTTCTTTTTGTAAAAGAAAAAATATTTCTTTTACAAAAAGAGTATTTATATCGTTAGGACTAGGAATAGTATTTGGAATGACTATCCAATATTTTTATGGCACAAATTCATCTATAACAAACGAAACTATCAATTGGATAAATATTTTAGGTGATGGATATGTAAGACTTCTTAAAATGATTATAATCCCCTTAATAATAACATCAATAATCTCTGCAATAATAAAATTAACCAACAGTAAAGATGTTGGAAAAATGAGCCTATTTGTAATATTAACACTAGTATTTACAGCAGGCATTGCTGCTATAATTGGCATTTCCACTGCTTTAATATTAGGATTAACAGCTGAAGGATTGCAAGCAGAGGCCAGAGAAATTTTACAAGGTGAAAAATTGCAAAAAGGCCTTGAAATTTTAAATCAAACACCAATTACAAAAAAAATTACAGAACTCATTCCGCAAAATATATTTGAAGATTTGGCAGGACTTAGAAAAAACTCAACAATCGGAGTTGTAATATTCTCAGCTATCATAGGAATAGCCGCCCTTAAAACATCTAGAAAAAAGCCAGAATCAATAGAATTTTTTAAAAAAATAATATTAACGCTTCAAGACACAATATTGGGAATAGTAACTTTAATTTTAAAACTAACGCCTTATGCTATATTAGCTTTAATAACAAAAATTACAGCAACCAGCGAAATCAAAAGCATAATAAAGCTTGGAGAATTTGTCATTGCTTCTTACATTGCCATAGGTCTTACATTTCTTATGCATATGACATTAATTGCAATAAACAAATTAAACCCAATTACTTTTATAAAAAAAATATCTCCAGCACTAACATTTGCATTTATATCTAGGTCTAGTGCGGCAACCATACCTATTAATATAGAAATTCAAACTAAAAACCTAGGTGTAAGCGAAGGAATAGCAAATTTATCAAGCTCTTTTGGAACATCAATTGGACAAAACGGTTGTGCAGCACTGCACCCCGCTATGCTTGCAGTGATGATAGCACCCACTCAAGGAATAAACCCTACAGACACTTTATTTATACTCACACTTCTTGGATTAATAATAATAACTTCATTTGGAGCTGCTGGTGCTGGCGGAGGCGCAACAACAGCTTCATTAATGGTACTCTCAGCAATGAACTTTCCAGTAGGATTGGTTGGACTTCTAATATCCATTGAACCTTTAATTGACATGGGAAGAACAGCTGTTAATGTAAGCGGTTCAATGGTTGCCGGTGTTATATCTGCTAAACAACTTAAACAATTTAACCACAATATATACAACGAAAAAGAGTGTATAACTAAATAA